The Caulifigura coniformis genome includes a region encoding these proteins:
- a CDS encoding PEP-CTERM sorting domain-containing protein, producing MKAAATRLALCALLLMPASASADLILSYDVNIVQTQVNVGDTIDWQIFATVSGTSNVGGNFGLARASVSLQDSFSETIAPGTIASAFSFPGGYSFPNGGATMPSGLYNLGTLAIEQNALNAATSPGSYLLASGQYVVTQLGVHTLTALAGPDPSTYFTAAGQGNGDALIYNQTNFGFDTVNAVPEPSSLVMCGLAAFGGWRLRRRRAAQREASNTL from the coding sequence ATGAAAGCTGCTGCTACTAGGCTCGCGTTGTGCGCGCTCTTGCTGATGCCCGCGTCCGCATCGGCCGACCTCATCCTCAGCTATGACGTTAACATCGTTCAAACGCAGGTGAACGTCGGCGATACGATCGACTGGCAGATCTTCGCAACGGTCAGCGGAACGTCGAACGTCGGCGGCAACTTCGGGCTCGCCCGCGCTTCCGTCAGCCTGCAGGACTCCTTCTCGGAAACGATCGCGCCCGGCACGATTGCCTCGGCTTTCAGCTTTCCTGGCGGCTATTCGTTCCCGAACGGCGGAGCGACAATGCCTTCCGGCCTCTATAACCTCGGCACGCTGGCGATCGAACAAAACGCACTGAACGCCGCCACCTCGCCAGGTTCTTACCTACTCGCCTCGGGACAGTATGTCGTCACTCAGTTGGGCGTACACACGTTGACGGCCCTCGCCGGCCCGGATCCCAGCACCTATTTCACCGCCGCTGGACAGGGGAACGGCGATGCCCTGATCTACAATCAAACGAACTTCGGCTTCGACACGGTGAACGCCGTTCCGGAGCCATCGAGCCTCGTGATGTGCGGCCTCGCGGCCTTCGGCGGCTGGCGGTTGCGTCGTCGCCGCGCGGCTCAGCGTGAAGCTTCCAACACGCTTTAG
- a CDS encoding IS630 family transposase — MRFGAGESLSKKVLKAAEQQRPDVAQKRRWWNILVQSKACRRLVFFDETGADTKMTRRYGWGPKSSRVVDRVPQGHWKTTTFAAALRAGGVIAPFVLDGPMDGECFLAYVRQFLIPALEPGDLVVMDNLSSHKQSGVGNAIRSAGAEVYYLPPCSPNLNPIEKMFSQFKALLQTSAEHKLLLPAIERLLAGAELTFQLDDGRARFLLPPDMRDRLFSELLLPDEILLLLRCEIGQKSNTRCAFRKRGEGQPDIPAAPLGSGLVFIIP; from the coding sequence ATGCGCTTCGGCGCTGGGGAATCACTCTCAAAAAAAGTGCTCAAAGCTGCTGAACAACAGCGGCCGGATGTGGCTCAGAAGCGCCGCTGGTGGAACATCCTGGTGCAGTCGAAAGCCTGTCGCCGTCTGGTGTTCTTCGACGAAACCGGGGCCGACACGAAGATGACACGGCGCTATGGCTGGGGACCCAAATCAAGCCGTGTTGTGGACCGCGTCCCTCAAGGGCATTGGAAAACGACGACGTTCGCAGCGGCTCTCCGGGCCGGCGGAGTGATTGCTCCCTTCGTGCTGGATGGTCCGATGGATGGGGAATGCTTTCTGGCTTACGTCCGTCAGTTCCTGATCCCGGCGCTGGAGCCGGGAGACCTGGTGGTGATGGACAACCTCAGCAGCCACAAGCAGAGCGGGGTGGGAAACGCGATTCGATCGGCCGGAGCCGAGGTGTACTACCTGCCCCCGTGCTCACCGAATCTCAACCCGATCGAGAAGATGTTCTCGCAGTTCAAGGCCCTGTTGCAGACGAGCGCGGAACACAAGCTACTTCTTCCAGCGATCGAACGTCTGCTCGCTGGTGCCGAGCTTACGTTTCAGCTCGACGACGGACGTGCCCGCTTCCTGCTTCCCCCCGACATGCGTGATCGGCTCTTCAGCGAATTGCTTCTTCCCGATGAGATCCTGCTCCTTCTTCGGTGCGAGATCGGTCAAAAATCGAACACCCGCTGTGCATTTAGGAAACGGGGTGAAGGTCAGCCAGACATACCAGCCGCCCCGCTTGGGAGTGGACTGGTCTTCATTATTCCTTAA
- a CDS encoding Ig-like domain-containing protein yields the protein MTISSAASLKLTNRTTGNVVDISTATLTGNGTSSVTWNLAGITLPNGHYTAELSASGVAPNLGRIHAFEFHKLTGDVDGSGAVTFNDYTTVQSHFNTFPGVYGPGDATGDGLVTFADYTAIQSVFNTLLPPNGNDAPLDIGLSNALIPENSASGAAVGTLSASDPDVGQTFTYTLPAGVGDNALFTVDGTTLKTAASFDFESAASYTVQVQVADQDGLTFLKTFTITVENVNEAPTDIALSNNSVAENAANALVGTLTGTDPDAAPTLTFTLTDDAGGRFQVVGNQLRTVAALDFEAGSSYDVTVQVADQDGLTFLKTFTVTVENVNEAPTDIALSNNSVAENAANALVGTLTGTDPDAAPTLTFTLTDDAGGRFQVVGNQLRTVAALDFEAGSSYDVTVQVADQDGLTFLKTFTVTVENVNEAPTDIALSNNSVAENAANALVGTLTGTDPDAAPTLTFTLTDDAGGRFQVVGNQLRTVAALDFEAGSSYDVTVQVADQGGLTFLKTFTVTIENVNDAPVAADDSYSLLEEGSLSANVLSNDSDQDLDSLTVTGFTFDGVAYAPGDSATITGVGTLSVSDSGDLTFAPATNFSGAVPSITYTVSDGSLSDIAEVTINVTPVNDGPVQTVPGPLSTVEDTPLSISGLSIVDVDSATLTTTVSIPVGAGALTATGAPGVVAGNGTATLTLTGTAAQINAALATLVYGPAANFNSVSFNLTMTTTDSELSDSDTVAITVAPVNDAPLGVDDSFNGLEDGLPVTGNVLSNDTDVDAGDVLSVTAIEINSVSFSPNTPISIIGAGTIFIATNGDLTFTPNPNFHGTVPAITYTVSDGHGGSDTAVVNITITSVNDNPVAVPDSFTVAEEGSVSIPVLANDTDVDGNTLTVTHISGLPAVFNVPVTLPGGIGTATLNISGGITFAPALNFNGPVSFTYTVSDGSGGVATGTVTGTVTPVNDAPVAGADTATVVEDLSTAGNVLINDSDVDTGDSLLASGAKAGTGAGPFAAAGASVTGTYGTLTLQADGNYVYAADLALADTLAVGQTAEDVFTYQIVDESGATATATLTVTITGSNDAPVAVNDTATAVEDGPSVPGDVLTNDSDVDTGDSLAVSGVKAGTGAGPFTAAGTSVEGEYGTLTLNADGTYTYAADLADTLAQDEPATDIFTYQIVDESGAVTTATLTVSITGTNDAPVISTGPVAVTLFENGVVDAVEADESTPPNHFEPHVNIDAFLLANLVSGVDMAALLPLVQAEIGPQASLADAIATVWDYVDDNYSYNNNLINEMGARLGVEYALYLRTGGKPLLDVVAKYEADGADPDTLPQRLQSLHDNLLGNLNDVGLRDKMLPSGQAAYDDLRDLMDVHDLLDLSDNRPWFGGYQGDVNTSLAWDQAEGLVPVAGGDLDATDVDTGAVLTWSIAKTDATPVYGVIDIDEVTGEWTYTLDQVAANTLTEGQTATEVFTATVTDEHGESDTVTVTVTIRGANDRPVAVNDTATAVEDGPSVPGDVLTNDSDVDTGDSLAVSGVKAGTGAGPFTAAGTSVEGEYGTLTLNADGTYTYAADLADTLAQDEPATDIFTYQIVDESGAVTTATLTVSITGTNDAPVISTGPVAVTLFENGVVDAVEADESTPPNHFEPHVNIDAFLLANLVSGVDMAALLPLVQAEIGPQASLADAIATVWDYVDDNYSYNNNLINEMGARLGVEYALYLRTGGKPLLDVVAKYEADGADPDTLPQRLQSLHDNLLGNLNDVGLRDKMLPSGQAAYDDLRDLMDVHDLLDLSDNRPWFGGYQGDVNTSLAWDQAEGLVPVAGGDLDATDVDTGAVLTWSIAKTDATPVYGVIDIDEVTGEWTYTLDQVAANTLTEGQTATEVFTATVTDEHGESDTVTVTVTIRGANDRPVAVNDTATAVEEDGPAIANGNVLTNDSDVDAGHVLTTTGGGAGNYGTLVLNSDGSYTYTLNNSSAAVQALTAGQVVSDVFTYTVTDEFGARTTATLTVSITGKNDAPIAVADSYTVLEDGSVTGNVLTNDTDADAGATKVVTNVTVNSSSFAPGSVVNIGGVGAFILTATGDFTFEPALNYNGPVPPITYTISDGQGGTATGTITVTITSVNDAPVAGDDNFTVAEEGSVAINVLANDTDVDGNTFSITQVNGQPIAFGSPVMIPGKGTVSLNLNSTLTFTPILNFNGPVSFTYVLQDGQGGTATGTVNGTVTPVNDAPTDIVLSETSVPENLPPGAIVGMLSANDPDIGDAFTYSLMPGPGDGDNAAFSIDGNELKTASPLAAGTYEIRIRATDQNGLGLWKEQTFEIVVA from the coding sequence GTGACGATTTCCTCCGCGGCGTCTCTGAAGCTGACGAATCGCACGACGGGAAATGTCGTCGACATTTCCACGGCGACTCTGACCGGAAACGGCACATCCTCCGTCACGTGGAATCTCGCGGGGATCACGCTCCCCAACGGTCACTACACGGCCGAACTTTCGGCCTCCGGCGTTGCGCCGAACCTCGGCCGGATCCATGCCTTTGAATTCCACAAGCTGACGGGTGACGTCGACGGCAGCGGGGCCGTCACGTTCAACGACTACACCACCGTTCAGAGCCACTTCAACACGTTCCCCGGGGTCTATGGACCCGGCGATGCGACCGGTGACGGGCTGGTCACGTTCGCGGACTACACCGCCATTCAATCGGTCTTCAACACGTTGTTGCCACCGAATGGCAATGATGCGCCGCTCGACATCGGCCTGTCGAATGCGTTGATTCCCGAAAATTCGGCCAGCGGCGCCGCAGTCGGCACACTCAGCGCAAGTGATCCGGACGTCGGTCAGACGTTCACGTACACACTCCCTGCTGGTGTCGGCGATAACGCCCTCTTCACAGTCGACGGGACGACTCTGAAGACCGCCGCGAGCTTCGATTTCGAATCCGCGGCCAGCTACACGGTGCAGGTCCAGGTCGCCGACCAGGATGGCCTGACCTTCCTCAAGACGTTCACCATCACCGTCGAGAACGTCAACGAAGCTCCGACGGACATCGCCCTGTCCAATAACTCGGTCGCAGAGAACGCGGCCAATGCCCTCGTCGGCACCCTCACCGGAACCGATCCCGACGCTGCTCCCACCCTGACCTTCACGCTCACCGACGACGCGGGAGGCCGATTCCAGGTCGTAGGCAACCAGTTGCGCACGGTCGCAGCCCTCGATTTCGAGGCCGGATCCAGCTACGACGTCACCGTCCAGGTCGCCGACCAGGATGGCCTGACCTTCCTCAAGACGTTCACCGTCACCGTCGAGAACGTCAACGAAGCTCCGACGGACATCGCCCTGTCCAATAACTCGGTCGCAGAGAACGCGGCCAATGCCCTCGTCGGCACCCTCACCGGAACCGATCCCGACGCTGCTCCCACCCTGACCTTCACGCTCACCGACGACGCGGGAGGCCGATTCCAGGTCGTAGGCAACCAGTTGCGCACGGTCGCAGCCCTCGATTTCGAGGCCGGATCCAGCTACGACGTCACCGTCCAGGTCGCCGACCAGGATGGCCTGACCTTCCTCAAGACGTTCACCGTCACCGTCGAGAACGTCAACGAAGCTCCGACGGACATCGCCCTGTCCAATAACTCGGTCGCAGAGAACGCGGCCAATGCCCTCGTCGGCACCCTCACCGGAACCGATCCCGACGCTGCTCCCACCCTGACCTTCACGCTCACCGACGACGCGGGAGGCCGATTCCAGGTCGTAGGCAACCAGTTGCGCACGGTCGCAGCCCTCGATTTCGAGGCCGGATCCAGCTACGACGTCACCGTCCAGGTCGCCGACCAGGGTGGCCTGACCTTCCTCAAGACGTTCACCGTCACCATCGAGAACGTCAACGACGCCCCGGTGGCAGCCGATGACTCCTACTCGCTTCTCGAGGAAGGCTCTCTCTCCGCGAACGTGCTGTCGAATGACAGTGATCAGGATCTCGATTCGCTGACGGTCACGGGCTTCACGTTTGACGGTGTGGCCTACGCGCCTGGCGACAGTGCGACGATCACGGGAGTCGGCACACTGAGTGTGAGTGATTCGGGCGATTTGACGTTCGCACCCGCCACGAACTTCAGCGGAGCGGTTCCATCCATCACTTATACGGTGTCGGATGGCAGCCTGAGCGACATCGCTGAGGTCACGATCAACGTGACGCCGGTGAACGATGGCCCCGTGCAGACGGTTCCAGGGCCACTGTCCACCGTAGAGGACACCCCGCTCTCAATCTCCGGTCTCTCGATCGTTGACGTCGATAGCGCCACCCTGACAACGACAGTCTCGATTCCCGTGGGCGCTGGCGCCTTGACCGCCACCGGCGCTCCCGGCGTCGTTGCAGGGAACGGCACGGCCACGCTGACACTGACCGGAACCGCTGCTCAGATCAACGCGGCCCTGGCGACGCTGGTTTATGGTCCGGCCGCCAACTTCAATTCCGTGTCATTCAATCTGACAATGACGACCACGGACTCCGAATTGTCAGACTCGGATACCGTCGCCATCACGGTCGCACCGGTGAACGATGCGCCGCTGGGAGTGGACGATTCGTTTAACGGCCTGGAAGACGGGCTGCCCGTAACCGGCAATGTCCTGTCAAACGACACCGATGTCGACGCGGGCGACGTTCTGTCCGTGACAGCAATCGAGATCAACAGCGTCTCATTCAGCCCGAACACGCCGATCAGCATTATTGGAGCTGGAACCATCTTCATCGCCACAAACGGCGATCTGACGTTCACTCCGAATCCGAATTTCCACGGGACCGTTCCGGCCATCACTTACACGGTGTCGGATGGGCACGGCGGAAGCGATACGGCCGTCGTCAACATCACCATTACATCGGTGAACGACAATCCCGTTGCAGTCCCCGACTCCTTCACAGTTGCTGAAGAGGGTTCGGTCTCGATTCCGGTGCTGGCGAACGACACTGATGTCGATGGGAACACGCTGACAGTCACTCACATCAGCGGCTTGCCAGCCGTCTTCAATGTCCCGGTCACACTCCCGGGTGGCATTGGCACGGCGACGCTGAACATCAGCGGCGGCATCACGTTCGCCCCGGCACTCAACTTCAACGGCCCCGTCTCGTTCACGTACACCGTCTCGGACGGCAGCGGTGGAGTGGCAACCGGCACTGTGACCGGCACGGTCACGCCCGTAAACGACGCGCCAGTGGCAGGGGCGGACACGGCCACGGTTGTCGAAGACTTGTCGACGGCCGGCAATGTGCTGATCAATGACAGCGATGTGGACACGGGCGACAGCCTGCTGGCTTCAGGCGCGAAGGCCGGGACTGGAGCCGGTCCGTTCGCGGCGGCCGGCGCATCGGTCACGGGGACATACGGCACGCTGACCCTCCAGGCGGACGGCAATTACGTCTATGCGGCCGATCTGGCTCTGGCCGACACGCTGGCAGTGGGCCAGACGGCCGAGGACGTGTTCACCTACCAGATCGTGGACGAGTCAGGGGCAACGGCCACAGCCACTCTCACCGTGACGATCACCGGTTCGAACGACGCTCCGGTGGCCGTCAATGACACGGCCACAGCGGTCGAGGACGGTCCGTCCGTCCCGGGCGATGTGCTGACCAATGACAGTGATGTGGACACGGGCGACAGTCTGGCGGTCTCGGGCGTGAAGGCCGGGACCGGAGCCGGTCCGTTCACGGCGGCCGGGACGTCCGTGGAGGGCGAGTATGGCACGCTGACCCTGAATGCCGACGGCACGTACACGTATGCGGCCGACCTGGCCGACACGCTGGCCCAGGATGAACCGGCGACCGACATCTTCACCTACCAGATCGTGGATGAGTCGGGCGCGGTCACCACGGCCACACTGACGGTCTCCATCACCGGCACGAACGACGCGCCGGTGATCAGCACCGGTCCGGTGGCCGTCACGCTGTTCGAGAATGGCGTCGTGGACGCGGTGGAGGCCGATGAGTCGACGCCTCCCAACCACTTCGAGCCGCACGTCAACATCGACGCGTTCCTGCTGGCGAACCTGGTGAGCGGCGTGGACATGGCCGCGCTGCTGCCGCTGGTGCAGGCCGAGATCGGTCCGCAGGCCAGCCTGGCCGATGCGATCGCCACGGTGTGGGACTATGTCGACGACAACTACAGCTACAACAACAACCTGATCAACGAGATGGGCGCCCGCCTCGGCGTGGAATACGCGCTCTACCTCCGGACGGGCGGCAAGCCGCTCCTGGACGTGGTGGCCAAGTACGAGGCGGACGGCGCCGATCCGGACACGCTGCCGCAGCGTCTGCAGTCGCTGCACGACAACCTCCTGGGGAACCTGAACGACGTCGGTCTCAGGGACAAGATGCTGCCCAGCGGCCAGGCGGCGTATGACGACCTGCGGGATCTGATGGACGTCCATGATCTGCTGGACCTCTCCGACAATCGCCCGTGGTTCGGCGGTTACCAGGGGGACGTGAACACGTCGCTGGCCTGGGATCAGGCGGAGGGGCTGGTCCCGGTGGCGGGCGGCGACCTGGACGCGACCGACGTCGACACGGGCGCGGTGCTGACCTGGTCGATCGCCAAGACGGACGCCACGCCGGTCTATGGCGTGATCGACATCGACGAGGTGACGGGCGAGTGGACCTACACGCTGGATCAGGTGGCGGCCAACACGCTGACCGAGGGCCAGACGGCGACCGAGGTCTTCACGGCCACGGTGACCGACGAGCATGGCGAGAGCGACACGGTGACGGTGACCGTCACGATCAGGGGCGCCAACGACCGGCCGGTGGCCGTCAATGACACGGCCACAGCGGTCGAGGACGGTCCGTCCGTCCCGGGCGATGTGCTGACCAATGACAGTGATGTGGACACGGGCGACAGTCTGGCGGTCTCGGGCGTGAAGGCCGGGACCGGAGCCGGTCCGTTCACGGCGGCCGGGACGTCCGTGGAGGGCGAGTATGGCACGCTGACCCTGAATGCCGACGGCACGTACACGTATGCGGCCGACCTGGCCGACACGCTGGCCCAGGATGAACCGGCGACCGACATCTTCACCTACCAGATCGTGGATGAGTCGGGCGCGGTCACCACGGCCACACTGACGGTCTCCATCACCGGCACGAACGACGCGCCGGTGATCAGCACCGGTCCGGTGGCCGTCACGCTGTTCGAGAATGGCGTCGTGGACGCGGTGGAGGCCGATGAGTCGACGCCTCCCAACCACTTCGAGCCGCACGTCAACATCGACGCGTTCCTGCTGGCGAACCTGGTGAGCGGCGTGGACATGGCCGCGCTGCTGCCGCTGGTGCAGGCCGAGATCGGTCCGCAGGCCAGCCTGGCCGATGCGATCGCCACGGTGTGGGACTATGTCGACGACAACTACAGCTACAACAACAACCTGATCAACGAGATGGGCGCCCGCCTCGGCGTGGAATACGCGCTCTACCTCCGGACGGGCGGCAAGCCGCTCCTGGACGTGGTGGCCAAGTACGAGGCGGACGGCGCCGATCCGGACACGCTGCCGCAGCGTCTGCAGTCGCTGCACGACAACCTCCTGGGGAACCTGAACGACGTCGGTCTCAGGGACAAGATGCTGCCCAGCGGCCAGGCGGCGTATGACGACCTGCGGGATCTGATGGACGTCCATGATCTGCTGGACCTCTCCGACAATCGCCCGTGGTTCGGCGGTTACCAGGGGGACGTGAACACGTCGCTGGCCTGGGATCAGGCGGAGGGGCTGGTCCCGGTGGCGGGCGGCGACCTGGACGCGACCGACGTCGACACGGGCGCGGTGCTGACCTGGTCGATCGCCAAGACGGACGCCACGCCGGTCTATGGCGTGATCGACATCGACGAGGTGACGGGCGAGTGGACCTACACGCTGGATCAGGTGGCGGCCAACACGCTGACCGAGGGCCAGACGGCGACCGAGGTCTTCACGGCCACGGTGACCGACGAGCATGGCGAGAGCGACACGGTGACGGTGACCGTCACGATCAGGGGCGCCAACGACCGGCCGGTGGCCGTCAATGACACGGCCACAGCGGTCGAAGAAGATGGCCCGGCGATTGCCAACGGCAACGTGCTCACGAACGATAGTGATGTCGATGCAGGGCACGTTCTCACCACGACGGGTGGCGGCGCAGGAAACTACGGCACGCTCGTGCTGAATTCAGACGGCTCTTACACCTACACACTCAACAACTCATCGGCCGCCGTGCAGGCATTGACGGCCGGGCAGGTCGTCAGCGATGTCTTCACCTATACGGTCACCGATGAGTTCGGGGCCAGGACGACGGCCACACTGACGGTCTCCATCACCGGCAAGAACGACGCCCCCATCGCGGTCGCCGATTCTTACACCGTCCTCGAGGACGGCTCGGTGACGGGCAACGTGTTGACCAACGATACCGACGCCGACGCAGGTGCGACCAAGGTCGTCACGAACGTCACGGTCAATTCGTCCTCGTTTGCTCCCGGTAGCGTCGTCAACATCGGCGGAGTCGGCGCGTTCATCCTCACGGCGACCGGCGATTTCACCTTCGAACCCGCGTTGAACTACAACGGCCCGGTTCCTCCCATCACTTACACCATCTCGGATGGCCAGGGAGGTACCGCAACGGGGACGATCACGGTGACGATCACCTCGGTCAACGACGCCCCGGTGGCGGGAGACGACAACTTCACCGTCGCCGAGGAAGGATCCGTCGCGATCAACGTCCTGGCCAACGACACCGACGTCGATGGAAACACCTTCTCCATCACCCAGGTCAACGGACAACCGATCGCGTTCGGCTCCCCGGTGATGATTCCGGGCAAGGGAACGGTCAGCCTGAACCTCAACAGCACGTTGACGTTCACGCCAATCCTCAACTTCAACGGCCCGGTGTCGTTCACCTACGTCCTCCAGGACGGCCAGGGCGGCACCGCGACGGGAACTGTCAACGGCACGGTCACGCCAGTGAACGACGCTCCGACCGACATCGTGCTCTCTGAAACTTCAGTGCCCGAGAATCTCCCTCCCGGAGCGATCGTTGGCATGTTGAGCGCCAACGATCCTGATATCGGTGACGCATTCACTTACTCCTTGATGCCCGGGCCTGGCGACGGCGACAACGCAGCTTTTTCCATCGACGGAAACGAGCTCAAAACGGCCTCACCGCTTGCGGCAGGCACCTATGAGATCCGGATTCGTGCGACGGACCAGAACGGCCTGGGGCTCTGGAAGGAACAGACGTTTGAAATCGTCGTCGCATAG
- a CDS encoding FkbM family methyltransferase — MLRRLIEVAKLSKNPRVGPRNAIRLDQLQAGGKEVILRPTSFYKELHLRPNHGDWLVFEQIFINLAYGAILPHRPVRIVDAGANIGLASVYFAQQLGECEIVAIEPESENFAAACRNTRPYPQVTMMQAAVWPHSEPVEISNAAEAGSLGFQVQSVSDRGKSAMAVEGVSISEIMQRRGWPAIDLVKMDIEGAEKEIFEDEGCLHWLERTRVLVIELHDWFRPGCGDAFLRTMSRMGDLSVSVAHENVIVVNNRVKQS, encoded by the coding sequence ATGCTTCGCAGGTTGATTGAAGTCGCCAAACTCAGCAAGAATCCCCGCGTGGGACCACGCAACGCGATCCGGCTCGATCAATTGCAGGCTGGTGGGAAGGAAGTGATTCTGCGGCCGACCTCCTTCTACAAGGAACTGCACCTCCGGCCGAATCATGGAGACTGGCTGGTCTTCGAGCAGATCTTCATCAACCTCGCCTACGGGGCGATTCTCCCTCACCGGCCGGTGAGGATCGTGGATGCCGGCGCCAATATCGGACTGGCGTCGGTTTATTTCGCCCAGCAACTGGGCGAGTGCGAGATCGTCGCCATTGAGCCTGAATCCGAGAACTTCGCAGCCGCGTGCCGGAACACGCGTCCCTATCCGCAGGTGACGATGATGCAGGCCGCCGTCTGGCCACACTCGGAGCCGGTCGAGATTTCGAACGCCGCAGAGGCGGGAAGCCTGGGTTTCCAGGTGCAGTCTGTCTCCGACCGCGGGAAATCCGCGATGGCGGTGGAAGGGGTTTCCATCTCGGAGATCATGCAGCGCCGGGGCTGGCCTGCGATTGACCTCGTGAAGATGGACATCGAGGGGGCGGAGAAGGAGATCTTCGAAGACGAGGGGTGCCTGCACTGGCTGGAACGGACCCGCGTGCTTGTGATCGAGCTTCATGACTGGTTCCGGCCGGGGTGCGGCGATGCGTTTCTGCGGACGATGTCGCGGATGGGGGACCTGAGTGTGTCCGTGGCGCACGAGAATGTCATCGTCGTCAACAATCGAGTGAAGCAGAGCTGA
- a CDS encoding IS630 transposase-related protein, translating into MPTPYSMDLRRRVVAEVDRGSPPAEVARRFQVTERTIWNWLALRKETGQITPRQGDVGPECVLEPHRERIFKSVQDAPGLTLAQRQRQLGLPGCATTLWNALRRWGITLKKSAQSC; encoded by the coding sequence ATGCCTACCCCCTACTCAATGGATTTGAGGCGCCGCGTCGTGGCCGAAGTCGACCGCGGCTCTCCGCCGGCCGAAGTCGCCCGGCGATTTCAGGTCACTGAACGAACCATCTGGAACTGGCTCGCGCTTCGCAAAGAGACTGGCCAGATCACTCCCCGGCAGGGAGATGTCGGCCCGGAGTGCGTTCTGGAACCGCATCGGGAGCGGATTTTCAAAAGCGTCCAGGACGCCCCCGGCCTGACGCTCGCCCAAAGGCAACGCCAACTCGGTCTGCCGGGCTGCGCGACCACTCTGTGGAATGCGCTTCGGCGCTGGGGAATCACTCTCAAAAAAAGTGCTCAAAGCTGCTGA
- a CDS encoding FkbM family methyltransferase, which yields MLRRMARAITRSSSLAASAKLNAEMALPTAMGQEWCGRRTWSQHGEDEVLMRELSPWFKNGYYVDVGANHPARLSNTFRLYANGMSGVLVEPTDRLCAMHLRYRPRDIVLNTAIGPRDGLAKFYELASHQFSTFSKEDADMRIAGGIPLTRIAYKPIFTLRTILSECIPENREQFALLSVDAEGWDEEILKSNDWDRFRPVLTVVEANTSDVDQRIESLMGSAGYARIATCGVNGIFKDTRR from the coding sequence ATGTTAAGACGAATGGCCAGGGCGATTACCCGCTCCTCCTCGCTGGCGGCATCCGCCAAACTGAACGCCGAGATGGCGCTTCCGACCGCCATGGGGCAGGAATGGTGCGGCAGGCGAACGTGGTCTCAGCACGGCGAAGATGAGGTGCTGATGAGGGAACTCTCGCCGTGGTTCAAGAACGGGTACTACGTGGATGTCGGCGCGAATCATCCGGCACGGCTGTCGAACACATTCCGCCTGTACGCCAACGGCATGAGCGGAGTGCTGGTGGAGCCGACCGATCGCCTGTGTGCCATGCATCTGCGGTATCGTCCGCGGGACATTGTGCTCAATACCGCGATTGGACCCCGCGACGGGCTGGCGAAGTTCTACGAGCTGGCGTCCCACCAGTTTTCGACGTTCTCGAAAGAGGACGCGGACATGCGGATCGCGGGGGGCATTCCACTGACCCGCATCGCCTACAAGCCGATTTTCACGCTGCGAACGATCCTGAGCGAGTGTATCCCGGAGAATAGGGAGCAGTTCGCCCTGCTGAGCGTCGATGCCGAAGGATGGGATGAGGAGATTCTGAAGAGCAACGACTGGGATCGATTCCGGCCGGTTCTGACCGTGGTGGAGGCGAACACCTCCGATGTGGACCAGAGAATCGAATCGCTGATGGGCAGCGCCGGCTATGCACGCATCGCGACCTGCGGCGTGAACGGGATCTTCAAAGACACGAGGCGATAG